A genome region from Corynebacterium uberis includes the following:
- a CDS encoding M50 family metallopeptidase: MSSYIIGVALFAVGITAAIALHEAGHLLAARAFGMRVRRYFIGFGPRVWSFRRGHTEYGLAALPFGGFCDIAGMTAQDELTPEEAPHAMVNKPAWARVIVLLGGIAMNLLIGVVICYGLAVSSGLPNPNMDRTATVGELTCVADQQADGELAPCQGNGPAAAAGLRVDDRVLKVNGEPVDSFVELAQRVREHPDESVALTVERAGERAVVTVPVARVVRVDEEGRQVTVGAIGVASAVPKDAVVTYGPGEGVGAALSYSATVLGQTGQALVGLPARIPGVAAAIFGAQRDVESPMSVVGAARVGGELAQRDQWPMFWMMLAGLNFFLAVFNLIPLPPFDGGHVAVVCVEVVRNWWRRLRGLAPAGPVDYSRIMPVTYAIAATLLALGVVFIVADVVNPVRLF, encoded by the coding sequence GTGAGCAGTTACATCATCGGAGTGGCGTTATTTGCCGTGGGGATTACGGCGGCGATCGCCCTGCACGAGGCGGGCCACCTTCTGGCGGCGCGCGCTTTTGGGATGCGGGTGCGCCGCTATTTCATCGGCTTCGGCCCCCGGGTGTGGTCGTTTCGTCGCGGGCACACGGAGTACGGCCTGGCGGCGCTGCCCTTCGGCGGGTTTTGTGACATCGCGGGGATGACCGCGCAGGATGAGCTGACCCCGGAGGAAGCACCGCACGCGATGGTGAATAAGCCCGCCTGGGCGCGGGTGATCGTGCTGCTGGGCGGCATCGCAATGAATCTGCTCATCGGGGTGGTCATCTGTTATGGGCTGGCGGTGTCCTCGGGCCTGCCTAACCCGAATATGGACCGCACCGCGACGGTGGGCGAGCTGACGTGCGTGGCAGACCAGCAGGCTGATGGCGAGCTTGCGCCGTGCCAGGGCAATGGGCCCGCTGCGGCGGCGGGGCTGCGGGTAGATGACCGGGTTCTGAAGGTCAACGGTGAGCCGGTGGATTCCTTTGTGGAGCTCGCCCAGCGGGTGCGCGAGCACCCGGATGAGTCGGTGGCCTTGACCGTGGAGCGCGCCGGCGAGCGTGCGGTGGTGACGGTGCCGGTGGCGCGCGTGGTGCGCGTTGATGAGGAAGGCCGCCAAGTAACGGTAGGCGCAATTGGGGTTGCGTCCGCGGTGCCCAAGGATGCTGTGGTGACCTACGGCCCCGGTGAGGGCGTGGGTGCGGCCTTAAGCTACAGCGCGACGGTGCTGGGCCAGACGGGCCAGGCGCTGGTGGGCCTGCCGGCGCGCATCCCGGGGGTGGCTGCCGCGATCTTTGGGGCGCAGCGTGACGTGGAGTCGCCGATGAGTGTGGTCGGTGCCGCTCGAGTCGGCGGCGAGCTCGCCCAGCGCGACCAGTGGCCCATGTTTTGGATGATGCTTGCGGGGCTGAACTTCTTCTTGGCGGTGTTCAACCTGATTCCGCTGCCGCCCTTCGATGGCGGCCATGTAGCCGTGGTGTGCGTGGAGGTGGTGCGCAACTGGTGGCGGCGGCTGCGTGGGTTGGCGCCGGCGGGCCCGGTGGATTATTCGCGGATTATGCCGGTGACGTACGCCATCGCAGCGACGCTGCTCGCCCTCGGCGTGGTGTTCATTGTGGCGGACGTAGTCAACCCTGTCCGATTGTTCTAG